One stretch of Zhihengliuella flava DNA includes these proteins:
- a CDS encoding lactonase family protein — protein MPQPTTVDLYIACAGADRIDRLRLDTATGGLEATGQSWPAPGIRTSAYDGDRSLYYAGQSTSPGSIQVLQRDDAGALTTVATAEVPDKCVNVSLAPHGSAIFSASYHGHSVFGLPLDADGIPNPPAVAGDAPGEKAHSVVVAPDGQHAYVASLGDDVVVAYAVEGARLVEVSRHRSPEGAGPRHLRFSSGGDVLYVLHEMTGLVLVYRRDLASGALRQMQAIDSVPESLELKPGWARDAQSPWPGLDRVWCADLHLTGEGRFLYTTERSTSTINGFAVDDQGTLSLLGTWETEKQPRGAAIVAGVDAEYFLVAGEASDSVTAHQLDRTTGELSVTGRAPTGAGPLWIEPATR, from the coding sequence ATGCCTCAGCCCACCACCGTCGACCTCTATATCGCCTGCGCCGGAGCTGATCGCATTGATCGATTGCGGCTGGATACCGCGACGGGTGGGTTGGAAGCGACGGGACAGAGTTGGCCGGCACCGGGGATTCGTACCTCAGCCTACGACGGCGACCGCAGCCTGTACTACGCGGGCCAGTCGACGTCGCCCGGGTCGATCCAGGTGTTGCAGCGCGATGATGCCGGCGCGCTCACGACCGTGGCCACCGCAGAAGTGCCGGACAAATGCGTCAATGTTTCGTTGGCGCCCCATGGGTCGGCCATCTTCTCGGCCTCATACCACGGGCATAGCGTCTTCGGCTTACCGCTCGACGCCGATGGCATCCCCAACCCGCCGGCTGTCGCGGGCGACGCTCCGGGGGAGAAAGCCCACTCGGTGGTCGTGGCACCCGACGGCCAGCACGCGTACGTTGCCTCCTTGGGCGACGACGTCGTGGTGGCCTACGCCGTAGAGGGCGCCCGGTTGGTGGAGGTGAGTCGGCACCGCAGCCCAGAGGGGGCCGGCCCGCGTCACCTGCGCTTTTCCTCCGGTGGAGACGTCCTGTATGTGCTGCACGAAATGACGGGACTCGTCTTGGTATATCGCCGGGACCTAGCCTCCGGAGCGCTGCGGCAGATGCAGGCCATCGATTCCGTGCCGGAGTCCTTGGAACTCAAGCCCGGGTGGGCGCGCGACGCGCAGAGTCCGTGGCCGGGGCTGGACCGGGTGTGGTGTGCCGATCTGCACTTAACCGGCGAGGGGCGGTTCCTCTACACGACGGAGCGGTCCACCTCCACGATCAACGGTTTCGCGGTCGATGACCAGGGCACGCTGTCGCTCCTGGGCACTTGGGAGACGGAAAAGCAGCCCCGCGGCGCCGCCATCGTGGCTGGCGTGGATGCCGAGTACTTCCTCGTCGCCGGTGAAGCGTCCGACAGCGTGACCGCGCACCAACTCGACCGAACGACTGGCGAGTTGAGCGTGACGGGCCGAGCGCCGACGGGTGCCGGCCCCCTCTGGATCGAGCCTGCGACCCGCTAA
- a CDS encoding single-stranded DNA-binding protein → MTDYVTIRGNLGASPRYVSSGSVAVVRFNVGSTERRFNRQSNEWEDGHTNWHRVVVFREQAHNVMVSLHKGMSVVIHGRIRNRRYNAGSEEAPEWRYTSEIEADHVGVDLVRGHVKFFPFTAHSPAVDGDDDAPGGEGTVAPGGLEEVGIAGEGNSAESPADAATAAADWGTAFHGEDAAVSSPLAASRSAEAEQDDAPRAA, encoded by the coding sequence ATGACTGACTACGTCACGATCCGCGGAAACCTCGGCGCCTCGCCGCGATACGTGAGCTCCGGCAGCGTCGCTGTGGTCCGGTTCAACGTTGGATCTACCGAGCGTCGCTTTAACCGCCAGTCCAATGAGTGGGAGGACGGGCATACGAATTGGCACCGTGTCGTCGTCTTTCGCGAGCAGGCTCACAACGTGATGGTGTCATTGCACAAGGGCATGTCCGTGGTGATCCATGGTCGGATTCGCAATCGCCGCTACAACGCCGGAAGCGAGGAGGCCCCTGAATGGAGGTACACGTCTGAAATCGAGGCTGACCACGTTGGAGTGGATCTCGTCCGCGGCCACGTGAAGTTCTTTCCTTTCACGGCCCATTCTCCGGCCGTCGACGGCGACGACGACGCACCGGGGGGAGAGGGCACTGTGGCGCCGGGCGGGCTCGAGGAAGTGGGTATCGCGGGGGAGGGGAACAGTGCCGAATCGCCAGCAGACGCAGCCACCGCAGCGGCAGACTGGGGGACCGCGTTCCACGGAGAGGACGCAGCGGTCAGCAGTCCGCTAGCGGCGTCACGTTCCGCGGAGGCGGAACAGGACGACGCCCCGCGCGCAGCGTGA
- a CDS encoding helix-turn-helix domain-containing protein, with protein MNTRERSEAFTRYVGLELKGRITAHGFTAKTVAESMGRSVAAFNRWLNGKVEIPLSVVCEACELIDIDPREIVERAYDRMAMTLGERDGRTYEEEDVSIALAEARALEKQDANDPTPDYSKFDSKQAEDYGLAAYRGDANIGPDELPHEP; from the coding sequence ATGAACACACGCGAGAGATCTGAGGCATTCACTCGATACGTCGGGTTGGAGCTCAAGGGGCGCATCACGGCACACGGATTCACGGCAAAGACCGTCGCGGAATCCATGGGGCGTTCCGTGGCGGCGTTCAACCGCTGGCTCAACGGGAAAGTAGAGATTCCGCTCTCAGTTGTTTGCGAGGCCTGCGAGCTCATCGACATAGACCCGCGCGAAATCGTCGAGCGCGCTTACGACCGGATGGCGATGACTCTCGGGGAACGTGACGGGCGCACTTACGAAGAGGAGGACGTAAGTATCGCGCTGGCCGAAGCACGTGCCCTGGAGAAGCAGGATGCGAATGATCCGACGCCCGATTACTCAAAGTTTGATTCCAAGCAGGCAGAAGACTATGGCCTGGCCGCGTATCGAGGGGACGCAAATATTGGACCTGACGAACTACCGCACGAGCCCTGA
- the pepN gene encoding aminopeptidase N, with amino-acid sequence MPGLNLTRAEAQERAQLVTVDSYRVELDLTRGERVFGSTTHVAFKGTPGAATFIDAVTDTVHRVTLNGVDLDPAQVADGERIHLPQLAADNELTIVADALYTNTGEGLHRFVDPVDHEVYLYTQFEVPDSRRMYAVFEQPDLKATFQFTVTAPSHWDVVSNAPTPEPTPHGEGTTTWAFQPTLRMSSYITALIAGPYQSVRSELTSTDGRTIPLGVFARASIMEHVDAENIFELTRRGFEFFEEQFGTPYPFEKYDQLFVPEFNAGAMENAGAVTYLENYVFRSRPTDAVVERRAITVLHELAHMWFGDLVTMRWWNDLWLNESFAEFMSTLAAAENTEFTQSWTTFASMEKAWAYRQDQLPSTHPIVAEIKDLEDVQVNFDGITYAKGASVLRQLVAWVGQEEFMTGVRSYFSRHAFSNTELKDLMVELEASSGRDLSQWGQLWLETAGVNKLTPEIETDHAGNITAFAIRQSAIAEHPTLRPHRLAVGCYDLHDGALVRTHREELDVAGERTEVEGLIGRPRPDLILVNDDDLAYAKIRLDEFSLATAIKHLKDFDSSLPRTLVWGSAWDAARDGETRGRDYVELILNNIAHESDSSVIMVLLRQLSTTLDFYVADDAAADLAVSTAEALWKLAEAAAPNSDHQLQFVKAFAARSRTSAQLDTIATLLNGSRRLEGLTVDTDLRWELLTALVAGGRAGHADIDAELEADNTANGALAAELARAAEPTVAAKRTVFDAVVRENSLSNTHQRQAIAGFNRVHDATLLTEFADDYFAEVRSVWEERSHEIAQQIVVGLYPAAQVSERTLQQTDAFLADLGEQAPALRRLMLENRDAVVRALAAREADRA; translated from the coding sequence GTGCCAGGACTTAATCTCACCCGTGCTGAAGCGCAGGAACGAGCGCAGCTCGTCACCGTTGATTCGTATCGCGTCGAGCTGGATCTCACGCGCGGGGAACGGGTTTTCGGTTCCACGACGCATGTTGCTTTCAAGGGCACCCCCGGAGCCGCAACCTTCATCGACGCCGTCACGGACACCGTTCACCGGGTGACGCTCAACGGAGTCGACCTCGACCCGGCCCAGGTGGCCGACGGCGAACGAATCCACTTGCCGCAACTCGCCGCGGACAACGAGCTCACGATTGTCGCCGACGCGCTGTACACGAACACGGGTGAAGGCCTGCACCGCTTCGTCGATCCCGTTGACCACGAGGTCTACCTCTACACGCAATTCGAGGTGCCGGATTCGCGCCGCATGTACGCCGTCTTCGAGCAACCAGACCTCAAGGCGACCTTCCAATTCACGGTCACAGCGCCGTCACACTGGGACGTCGTGTCCAACGCACCAACCCCGGAACCGACGCCCCACGGGGAAGGCACCACGACGTGGGCCTTCCAGCCCACCCTGCGCATGTCCTCATACATCACCGCGCTCATTGCCGGGCCGTATCAGTCGGTGCGCAGCGAGCTCACCAGCACCGACGGCCGCACCATTCCCCTCGGCGTATTCGCCCGCGCATCGATCATGGAGCACGTGGACGCCGAGAACATTTTCGAGCTGACGCGCCGGGGATTCGAGTTTTTTGAAGAGCAGTTCGGCACGCCCTACCCGTTTGAGAAATACGATCAGTTGTTCGTGCCCGAGTTCAATGCGGGTGCCATGGAGAACGCTGGTGCCGTCACCTACCTCGAGAACTACGTTTTCCGCTCCCGCCCCACGGACGCGGTCGTTGAACGCCGTGCCATCACGGTGCTGCATGAGCTGGCCCACATGTGGTTCGGCGATCTGGTGACCATGCGTTGGTGGAACGACCTGTGGCTCAACGAGTCGTTCGCCGAGTTTATGTCCACCCTGGCCGCCGCCGAAAACACGGAGTTCACGCAGTCGTGGACCACGTTCGCCTCCATGGAAAAGGCCTGGGCTTACCGGCAGGATCAGCTGCCGAGCACTCACCCGATCGTCGCCGAAATTAAGGACCTCGAGGACGTGCAGGTGAACTTCGACGGCATCACCTACGCCAAGGGGGCCTCCGTGCTGCGCCAGCTCGTCGCGTGGGTGGGGCAAGAGGAATTTATGACTGGCGTGCGCAGCTACTTCTCCCGGCATGCCTTCTCCAACACCGAGCTCAAAGACCTCATGGTGGAGCTCGAAGCGTCCTCCGGCCGCGACCTCAGTCAATGGGGCCAGCTGTGGCTAGAGACCGCGGGCGTCAACAAGCTGACGCCGGAAATCGAGACGGATCACGCCGGAAACATCACCGCTTTCGCGATTCGCCAGTCGGCCATCGCCGAGCACCCGACGCTCCGCCCCCACCGCCTCGCTGTCGGCTGCTACGACCTGCACGACGGCGCTCTGGTCCGCACGCACCGCGAAGAGCTCGATGTCGCGGGGGAACGTACCGAGGTAGAAGGCCTCATCGGCCGACCACGACCGGATCTGATCCTCGTGAACGACGACGACCTTGCGTACGCCAAAATCCGGCTCGACGAGTTCTCGCTCGCCACCGCGATCAAGCACCTCAAAGACTTCGACTCATCGCTCCCTCGCACGCTCGTGTGGGGGTCAGCGTGGGACGCGGCACGCGATGGCGAAACGCGCGGTCGCGACTACGTCGAGCTCATCCTCAATAACATCGCCCACGAATCGGATTCTTCGGTCATCATGGTGCTCTTGCGTCAACTCAGCACGACGCTGGACTTTTACGTGGCGGACGACGCCGCAGCGGACCTCGCGGTGTCAACGGCAGAGGCGCTGTGGAAGCTTGCCGAGGCGGCCGCACCGAATTCTGACCACCAGTTGCAGTTCGTCAAGGCGTTTGCTGCGCGCAGCCGCACGAGCGCACAGCTTGACACGATCGCGACCCTCCTCAATGGCTCGCGCCGCCTCGAGGGGCTCACGGTAGACACGGACCTCCGGTGGGAGCTGTTGACGGCCCTCGTCGCTGGCGGTCGCGCTGGCCACGCCGACATCGACGCCGAGCTCGAAGCCGACAACACCGCCAACGGCGCGCTGGCTGCCGAGCTGGCTCGGGCGGCCGAACCCACGGTGGCGGCCAAGCGCACGGTCTTCGACGCCGTCGTTCGCGAAAACTCCCTGTCGAATACCCACCAGCGCCAGGCCATTGCGGGCTTCAACCGCGTGCATGATGCCACACTCCTGACGGAGTTTGCGGACGACTACTTCGCCGAGGTGCGCTCCGTCTGGGAAGAACGGAGTCACGAGATCGCCCAGCAGATCGTCGTGGGCCTTTACCCTGCCGCGCAGGTCAGCGAGAGGACCCTGCAGCAGACGGATGCTTTCTTGGCCGACTTGGGCGAGCAGGCCCCGGCGCTGCGCAGGCTCATGTTGGAGAACCGTGACGCCGTGGTCCGAGCGCTGGCAGCTCGCGAGGCCGATCGGGCGTAG
- a CDS encoding acyl-CoA thioesterase gives MAPQPTRRIDVRISDSDGLLRLLDLEGEGARTDEDIFLGATPESPHARVFGGQVLAQAVVGASRTVEPDRGIHSMHAYFLRPGDAHQPITFGVQRLRDGRSFSARRVHAYQNGVPILSMVASFQVPSQGLEHQAEIALDDVPEPESLPTTADLLGKVEHPAAQDWAFNRPFDVRHVTAPLYLRAPDASERTPSNAVWFKTFGEMPQDQATHRAALAYASDYTILEPVLRRHGVAWTRRGMSVASLDHAMWWHRDVRTDDWLLYVQESPSASGARGLGVGKIFARDGILVASVAQEGMLRLPEI, from the coding sequence ATGGCGCCGCAACCAACGAGGAGAATTGACGTGCGAATCTCAGACTCCGATGGCCTGCTTCGACTCCTGGATCTCGAAGGCGAGGGCGCACGGACCGACGAGGACATTTTCCTCGGCGCGACCCCGGAGTCACCGCACGCACGGGTTTTTGGCGGTCAAGTACTCGCCCAAGCCGTCGTCGGGGCCTCACGGACTGTCGAGCCGGATCGCGGAATTCACTCGATGCACGCGTACTTCTTGCGGCCGGGCGATGCGCATCAACCCATTACGTTCGGGGTCCAACGCCTGCGGGACGGCCGCTCTTTCTCAGCGCGTCGAGTTCACGCGTACCAAAACGGAGTGCCCATCCTGTCGATGGTTGCTTCATTTCAAGTGCCCTCGCAAGGTCTGGAACACCAAGCCGAGATTGCCCTCGACGACGTACCCGAGCCGGAATCCTTGCCGACGACGGCTGACCTGCTCGGAAAGGTCGAGCATCCGGCCGCTCAAGATTGGGCGTTCAATCGCCCCTTTGACGTCCGCCATGTCACGGCGCCGCTGTACTTGCGGGCCCCTGACGCGAGTGAACGCACGCCGAGCAATGCCGTCTGGTTCAAAACGTTCGGTGAGATGCCTCAGGATCAAGCCACCCACCGGGCTGCGCTGGCCTATGCGTCGGATTACACCATTCTTGAGCCAGTGCTGCGGCGGCACGGGGTGGCCTGGACGAGGCGCGGGATGAGCGTGGCCAGCTTGGATCACGCGATGTGGTGGCATCGTGACGTCCGGACCGACGATTGGCTTCTCTACGTGCAAGAAAGCCCGAGCGCCTCTGGTGCCCGTGGCTTGGGGGTCGGGAAGATCTTTGCCCGCGACGGGATTCTGGTCGCTTCCGTGGCGCAGGAAGGCATGCTGCGTCTGCCCGAGATCTAA
- a CDS encoding ImmA/IrrE family metallo-endopeptidase, giving the protein MAWPRIEGTQILDLTNYRTSPEHIADYLGIKVITADVPTGWWGLYDHPRRTVVIAPGLAPVQRRCTLMHELGHAYFEHQGVTGKYELQANRWAARQLLSVDDVVHAARAEPRHNALACSLGVLPDFLTHFVGSLSHHEYRRLSMALHPAGDTVCA; this is encoded by the coding sequence ATGGCCTGGCCGCGTATCGAGGGGACGCAAATATTGGACCTGACGAACTACCGCACGAGCCCTGAGCACATCGCCGACTACCTCGGCATCAAAGTCATCACAGCCGACGTCCCGACAGGATGGTGGGGTCTCTACGACCACCCGCGACGAACCGTCGTCATCGCGCCAGGGCTGGCACCAGTGCAACGAAGGTGCACGCTCATGCATGAGCTCGGACACGCCTACTTCGAACACCAGGGGGTCACCGGCAAATACGAGCTCCAGGCCAACCGGTGGGCAGCCCGCCAGCTGCTCAGCGTCGACGACGTCGTCCACGCCGCCCGAGCAGAGCCTCGCCACAATGCCCTAGCCTGCAGCCTCGGGGTCCTACCCGACTTCCTGACACACTTCGTTGGAAGCCTTAGCCACCACGAGTACCGGCGCCTCTCGATGGCGCTCCATCCAGCAGGCGACACGGTCTGCGCCTAG
- a CDS encoding tyrosine-type recombinase/integrase, with protein MSNQKSRRPNGLGSAPRQLKDGRWRAELMVGSEATGARVRKYVYGRTRQECANKLKQTLADQQAGTLTTGRAPRFIDWVDYWLKNTPDSRIRPRTRREYASKIDNHVRHTSVARVRLDKLGPQHLEKIYQGMRDKGLSESTVTGCHRILARALKVAVQRKLIGVSPATQMDAPQQAPYRPQTISVADAKRLIAAAQADEEYGASWLVALVVGLRQGERLGLDEDDFDPTTGRLEVNRALFTMPWQHGCELGEDGGPSCGRKKGDRCPERRDGGTFTGPPKSEAGRRANFLPSPVAKALSAHIERQRAAREAAGAKWKGYTDQSGRKYNLIFSRANGAPLSGKQDWVLWRAFLDKAGVPAVRVHDARHTAATTLLALGVDPRIVMEMMGWSQQAMLQRYQHVLDEMKQDVATRIEGALFAPEEPAPDPEPSVVSLDAFRARKQA; from the coding sequence ATGAGCAATCAAAAGTCCCGGCGCCCTAACGGGCTCGGCAGCGCACCGCGCCAACTCAAAGATGGCCGATGGCGTGCCGAGCTCATGGTCGGCAGCGAAGCCACCGGCGCACGTGTCCGCAAGTACGTGTACGGGCGTACCCGCCAAGAATGCGCCAACAAGCTCAAGCAGACCCTCGCTGACCAGCAAGCAGGCACGCTGACCACAGGGCGTGCACCACGTTTCATCGACTGGGTCGACTACTGGCTGAAGAACACTCCAGATTCACGGATCCGTCCTCGCACACGCCGCGAGTACGCCTCCAAGATCGACAACCACGTCCGGCACACCAGCGTCGCCCGTGTGCGCCTGGACAAGCTTGGGCCACAGCACCTGGAGAAGATCTACCAGGGCATGCGCGACAAGGGGCTTTCCGAGTCGACGGTGACCGGCTGCCACAGGATCCTCGCCCGGGCGCTCAAGGTCGCCGTCCAGCGCAAGCTCATCGGTGTGTCGCCGGCGACCCAGATGGACGCCCCACAGCAGGCCCCCTATAGGCCGCAGACCATCAGTGTCGCTGACGCGAAGCGGCTCATCGCTGCAGCCCAGGCGGACGAGGAGTATGGGGCGAGCTGGCTGGTCGCCCTCGTGGTGGGCCTCAGGCAGGGCGAACGCCTCGGCTTGGACGAGGATGACTTCGATCCAACGACTGGGCGTCTCGAGGTGAATCGGGCGCTCTTCACGATGCCGTGGCAGCACGGATGCGAGCTGGGGGAGGATGGTGGGCCTTCGTGTGGCCGGAAGAAGGGGGACCGGTGCCCTGAGCGGCGTGATGGCGGGACGTTCACGGGGCCACCGAAGTCTGAGGCCGGCCGGCGCGCCAACTTCCTACCCAGCCCCGTCGCCAAGGCGCTCTCAGCGCACATTGAACGGCAGCGGGCGGCGCGGGAGGCCGCGGGCGCGAAGTGGAAGGGATACACGGACCAGAGCGGCCGGAAGTACAACCTGATCTTCTCGCGCGCCAATGGCGCCCCGCTGAGCGGCAAACAGGACTGGGTGCTCTGGCGCGCATTCTTGGACAAGGCAGGTGTCCCCGCGGTGCGAGTGCACGACGCCAGGCACACTGCCGCGACCACGCTGCTCGCGCTCGGCGTGGACCCGCGGATCGTCATGGAAATGATGGGCTGGTCCCAGCAAGCCATGCTGCAGCGATACCAGCACGTCCTGGACGAGATGAAGCAAGACGTCGCGACACGTATTGAGGGCGCGCTTTTCGCGCCCGAGGAGCCGGCCCCGGACCCCGAGCCTTCAGTCGTGAGTTTGGATGCATTTAGAGCAAGGAAGCAAGCATGA
- a CDS encoding OsmC family protein, protein MNLSEHQYAVSLEWTGARTGGTTGYRDYGRDHVIRAAGLPDLPGTADPTFHGDRDRWNPEQLLLAALSQCHMLSYLHLAVKHGVVVTAYEDDAVGQLRLNRDGSGEFTSATVRPRVSLADESQRELANALHTNAHKVCFIARSVAFDVHHEPRHPAAADPSEGLTHE, encoded by the coding sequence ATGAACCTGAGCGAACACCAGTACGCCGTGTCCCTCGAGTGGACGGGGGCCCGCACCGGCGGCACGACCGGCTACCGCGATTACGGACGTGATCATGTCATCCGAGCCGCCGGGCTACCGGACCTCCCCGGCACGGCGGACCCAACGTTTCATGGCGACCGTGATCGCTGGAATCCGGAGCAATTGCTGCTCGCTGCGCTCAGCCAATGCCACATGCTGTCCTATCTTCACCTGGCGGTGAAGCACGGCGTCGTCGTCACTGCATATGAGGACGACGCCGTGGGGCAGTTGCGCCTTAACCGAGATGGGAGCGGCGAATTCACCTCCGCCACGGTGCGCCCGCGGGTCAGCCTGGCGGACGAGTCACAGCGAGAGCTCGCCAACGCGCTGCATACCAACGCGCACAAGGTGTGCTTCATCGCGCGGAGCGTGGCATTCGATGTCCACCACGAACCGCGTCATCCGGCCGCAGCCGACCCCAGCGAAGGACTGACCCATGAGTGA
- a CDS encoding globin has product MSDDQKTFYEQVGGHETFRKLAEKFYEQVAADDEFRAMYPEQDLGPATERLMMFLEQYWGGPTTYSEQRGHPRLRMRHMPYRINSHARDTWLKHMKVAVDSLDLPPLQHEVLWDYLERAAHSLVNTPDQPHSAGLRLL; this is encoded by the coding sequence ATGAGTGATGATCAGAAGACGTTTTACGAGCAGGTCGGTGGGCACGAGACCTTCCGCAAGCTCGCGGAGAAGTTCTACGAGCAGGTCGCTGCCGACGACGAGTTCCGCGCCATGTACCCGGAGCAAGATCTCGGACCGGCAACCGAGCGCTTGATGATGTTTCTTGAGCAGTATTGGGGTGGTCCCACCACGTATTCCGAACAGCGCGGTCACCCGCGTCTGCGCATGCGACACATGCCGTATCGCATCAACTCCCACGCCCGAGACACGTGGCTCAAGCACATGAAGGTGGCTGTCGACTCGCTCGACTTGCCCCCGCTGCAACACGAGGTGCTGTGGGACTATCTGGAGCGGGCAGCGCACTCGTTAGTCAACACGCCGGACCAGCCCCACTCCGCCGGCCTGAGGTTGCTCTAA
- a CDS encoding helix-turn-helix domain-containing protein, with translation MSNRDELIAAITEWTAHAVQAEIDRSGMTKVAVSDETGIPYPTLNRKLAAKTEFSFRELLLLAEALNVEPSTFTPPAFERHRTEVQLEHRPAA, from the coding sequence ATGAGCAATCGAGACGAACTGATCGCTGCGATCACCGAGTGGACCGCCCATGCAGTTCAGGCCGAGATCGATCGGTCCGGCATGACCAAGGTCGCGGTCTCGGATGAAACCGGAATCCCTTATCCGACCCTGAACCGAAAGCTTGCCGCGAAGACCGAATTTTCGTTCCGCGAGCTGCTCCTTCTGGCCGAAGCACTGAACGTCGAACCGTCGACATTCACGCCGCCAGCCTTCGAGCGACACCGGACAGAGGTCCAGCTGGAACATCGACCAGCCGCATAA
- the ettA gene encoding energy-dependent translational throttle protein EttA, producing MAEFIYTMSKARKAVGDKVILDDVSMSFFPGAKIGVVGPNGAGKSTILKIMAGLDTPSNGEARLSPGYSVGILLQEPPLNEEKTVLGNVQEGVGEIYEKIQRYNKISEEMADPDADFDALMEEMGKLQEEIDAADAWDLDNQLEQAMDALRCPPGDAEVTHLSGGERRRVALCKLLLSKPDLLLLDEPTNHLDAESVLWLEQHLASYPGAVLAVTHDRYFLDHVAEWICEVDRGRLHPYEGNYSTYLEKKKERMAVQGKKDAKLAKRLAEELEWVRSNSKGRQTKSKARLNRYEEMAAEAERTRKLDFEEIQIPPGPRLGNIVIEADEIKKGFGDRVLIEDLSFTLPRNGIVGVIGPNGVGKSTLFKTIVGMEDLDGGDLKVGDTVKISYVDQNRTGIDPDKSLWEVVSDGLDYIKVGNVEMPSRAYVSAFGFKGPDQQKRAGILSGGERNRLNLALTLKQGGNLLLLDEPTNDLDVETLGSLENALLDFPGCAVVVSHDRWFLDRVATHILAYEGTEENPANWYWFEGNFESYEQNKVERLGPEAAKPHRVTHRRLTRD from the coding sequence ATGGCGGAATTCATTTACACCATGTCCAAGGCCCGAAAGGCCGTTGGCGACAAAGTCATTCTTGACGACGTCAGTATGTCCTTCTTCCCCGGAGCCAAGATTGGCGTCGTGGGACCAAACGGCGCTGGAAAGTCAACGATCCTGAAGATCATGGCTGGCCTGGACACGCCGTCCAATGGCGAAGCGCGGCTGTCACCCGGCTATTCGGTGGGGATTCTCCTGCAGGAACCGCCGCTGAACGAGGAGAAGACAGTTCTGGGCAACGTCCAGGAGGGCGTCGGCGAGATCTATGAGAAGATCCAGCGCTACAACAAGATCTCCGAGGAGATGGCCGACCCTGACGCGGACTTTGATGCGCTGATGGAAGAAATGGGCAAGCTGCAGGAAGAGATCGACGCGGCGGACGCGTGGGATCTCGATAACCAGCTGGAGCAGGCGATGGACGCCCTGCGTTGCCCCCCGGGTGACGCGGAGGTGACCCACCTCTCGGGCGGTGAGCGGCGTCGTGTGGCGCTCTGCAAGCTGCTGCTGTCCAAGCCGGATCTGTTGCTGCTCGACGAGCCGACCAACCACCTTGATGCCGAGTCGGTCCTGTGGCTCGAGCAGCACCTCGCCTCGTACCCGGGTGCCGTGCTGGCTGTGACTCACGATCGGTACTTCCTCGATCACGTGGCCGAGTGGATCTGCGAGGTCGACCGAGGCCGACTGCATCCATACGAGGGCAACTACTCCACCTACTTGGAGAAGAAGAAAGAACGCATGGCCGTCCAAGGCAAGAAGGACGCCAAACTGGCCAAGCGGTTGGCCGAGGAACTCGAGTGGGTTCGTTCTAACTCCAAGGGGCGCCAGACGAAGTCCAAGGCCCGCCTGAACCGGTATGAGGAGATGGCAGCCGAGGCGGAGCGCACCCGGAAGCTGGACTTCGAAGAGATCCAGATCCCGCCGGGTCCGCGGCTCGGCAACATTGTTATCGAGGCTGACGAGATTAAGAAGGGCTTCGGCGACCGCGTGCTCATCGAAGACCTGTCCTTCACTCTGCCGCGCAACGGAATCGTCGGTGTCATCGGGCCCAACGGCGTTGGTAAATCAACGCTCTTTAAGACCATCGTGGGGATGGAAGATCTCGACGGGGGAGATCTGAAGGTTGGCGACACCGTCAAGATCTCCTACGTTGACCAGAACCGCACGGGCATTGATCCCGACAAGTCCCTCTGGGAGGTCGTGTCCGACGGCCTCGACTACATCAAGGTGGGCAACGTTGAAATGCCGTCTCGGGCCTACGTTTCGGCCTTTGGTTTCAAGGGCCCTGATCAGCAGAAGCGTGCGGGGATCCTCTCCGGAGGCGAGCGCAACCGCCTCAACCTGGCCTTGACGCTCAAGCAGGGCGGAAACCTCCTGCTTCTCGATGAGCCGACGAACGACCTCGACGTCGAGACCTTGGGCTCGCTCGAGAATGCGCTGCTCGACTTCCCGGGTTGCGCGGTCGTGGTGTCACACGACCGGTGGTTCCTTGACCGCGTCGCAACGCACATCTTGGCCTACGAGGGCACGGAAGAAAACCCGGCCAACTGGTACTGGTTCGAGGGCAACTTCGAGTCATACGAACAGAACAAGGTCGAGCGGCTTGGCCCGGAGGCGGCGAAGCCGCATCGCGTCACGCACCGCCGTCTGACGCGCGACTAA
- a CDS encoding helix-turn-helix domain-containing protein encodes MSAKTEPGPHLTEVVSLNGRGKPLGEVDPTGLEEARDRANVLEARLLYSLTEAGKLLGCNKEIIYQLVHDGDLRIVDIGTRGRPKWRVRRDDLLSWIDDHTQERESGNLA; translated from the coding sequence ATGAGCGCGAAAACTGAACCGGGGCCACACCTCACAGAAGTCGTCAGCCTCAACGGCCGGGGCAAGCCCCTCGGAGAAGTAGACCCGACGGGCCTTGAGGAAGCACGCGATCGGGCGAACGTCCTTGAAGCTCGCCTGCTGTACAGCCTGACGGAGGCAGGGAAGCTGCTCGGCTGCAACAAGGAAATCATCTACCAGCTCGTCCACGACGGAGACCTCCGAATCGTCGACATCGGTACCAGGGGCCGCCCGAAGTGGCGGGTCCGTCGAGACGACCTCCTCAGCTGGATCGATGACCACACCCAGGAACGTGAAAGCGGGAACCTCGCATGA